The sequence GGGCCCGCGAGGCGGCTCAGCCCTGGCCGGTCGGCCCCGTCATCGTCGTCACGTCGAGGTAGGCGTCGAGCTGGGACTCCGTCAGGCGCTCGCCGTCGACATGGCCGAGCGCCACCACGGCCTCCTTGATCGTGATGCGCTCCTTGAGGGCGTGCTTGGCGACCTTGGCGGCCGCCTCGTAGCCGATCACCCGGTTGAGCGGGGTGACGATCGACGGCGAGGACTCCGCGAAGGCACGGCAGCGCTCGACGTCGGCCTCGATGCCCGCGACGCAGCGGTCGGCGAGCAGCCGGGACGCGTTGGCGAGCAGCCGGGCGGACTCCAGGACGTTGCGGGCCATGACGGGGATCTGCACGTTGAGCTCGAACGTGCCCGACGCACCCGCCCACGCCACGGCGGCGTCGTTGCCGACCACCTGCGAGCAGACCATGAGCGTGGCCTCCGGCAGGACCGGGTTGACCTTGCCCGGCATGATCGAGCTGCCGGGCTGGAGGTCGGGCAGCCGGATCTCGGCGAGGCCGGTCGTGGGGCCCGAGGACTTCCACCGCAGGTCGTTGCAGACCTTCGTGAGGCTGACCGCGACCGTGCGGAGCGCGCCGGAGGCCTCGACGAGCCCGTCGCGGGCGCCCTGCGCCTCGAAGTGGTCGCGCGCCTCGGTGACGGGCAGGCCGGTCTCGGCGGCGAGCCGCTCGACGACGGCGGCCGCGAACCCGGGCGGGGTGTTGATGCCCGTGCCGACGGCGGTGCCGCCGAGGGGGACCTCGGCCACGCGGGGCAGCGTCGCGACGACGCGCTCGACCCCGCGGCGGACCTGGGCCGCCCAGCCGGCGAACTCCTGGCCGAGGGTGACCGGGGTGGCGTCCATGAGGTGGGTGCGACCGGAGGTCACGACGTCGGCGAGCTCGGCGGCCTTGGCCTCGAGCGCCTCCGCGAGGTGCTCCAGCGCGGGGACGGTGTCCTGCGCCAGGGCCGACGTCGTCGCCACGTGCACCGAGGTCGGGAACACGTCGTTGCTGGACTGCGAGGCGTTGACGTGGTCGTTGGGGTGCACGTCGGAGCCGAGGTGGCGGGTCGCCAGGGTGGCGAGCACCTCGTTCATGTTCATGTTGCTCGAGGTGCCCGAGCCGGTCTGGAAGACG comes from Aquipuribacter hungaricus and encodes:
- a CDS encoding aspartate ammonia-lyase; the protein is MTTHAAEPEFRVEHDTMGEVRVPAAALYRAQTQRAVENFPISGTGLERAHVVALARVKKAAAQVNADLGVLERPVADAIAAAADEVVEGAPSGRFDAEFPVDVFQTGSGTSSNMNMNEVLATLATRHLGSDVHPNDHVNASQSSNDVFPTSVHVATTSALAQDTVPALEHLAEALEAKAAELADVVTSGRTHLMDATPVTLGQEFAGWAAQVRRGVERVVATLPRVAEVPLGGTAVGTGINTPPGFAAAVVERLAAETGLPVTEARDHFEAQGARDGLVEASGALRTVAVSLTKVCNDLRWKSSGPTTGLAEIRLPDLQPGSSIMPGKVNPVLPEATLMVCSQVVGNDAAVAWAGASGTFELNVQIPVMARNVLESARLLANASRLLADRCVAGIEADVERCRAFAESSPSIVTPLNRVIGYEAAAKVAKHALKERITIKEAVVALGHVDGERLTESQLDAYLDVTTMTGPTGQG